A stretch of the Notamacropus eugenii isolate mMacEug1 chromosome 2, mMacEug1.pri_v2, whole genome shotgun sequence genome encodes the following:
- the LOC140522029 gene encoding LOW QUALITY PROTEIN: olfactory receptor 8U9-like (The sequence of the model RefSeq protein was modified relative to this genomic sequence to represent the inferred CDS: substituted 1 base at 1 genomic stop codon) produces the protein MEXMADINFTRVTEFILLGITDKQELKMPLFIMFLCIYIFTMVGNLGLITVIRMDSRLKTPMYFFLSHLAFVDFCYSSSITPKMLGNFLYEKNVISFYACATQLGCFISFMNAECLLLASMAYDRYVAICNPLLYMVLMSPKICIQLVAAPYIYSLMVSLYHVVLTFRLSYCGSNVIHHFYCDDMPLLRLSCSDTHFKQMCIFACAGVMLISSFLIVFVSYMYIISAILKMQSAEGRRKAFSTCGSHMVAVTIFYGTLIFMYLQPSSNHSLDTDKMASVFYTVIIPMLNPLIYSLRNKEVKDALKKILNNSNYALLLVKSRKT, from the coding sequence CTGACAAGCAAGAGCTAAAGATGCCCCTCTTCATAATGTTCTTGTGTATCTATATTTTTACAATGGTGGGCAATTTGGGTCTCATCACCGTCATCAGAATGGACTCACGACTAAAAACTCCAATGTATTTCTTCCTAAGTCACCTCGCTTTTgttgatttttgttattcttcttCAATCACACCAAAGATGTTGGGTAattttttatatgagaaaaatgtAATCTCTTTCTACGCATGTGCTACTCAACTAGGTTGCTTTATTAGTTTTATGAATGCAGAATGCTTGCTGCTAGCTTCCATGGCCTATGATCGCTATGTGGCAATTTGCAACCCCTTGCTTTATATGGTTCTGATGTCTCCTAAAATCTGTATTCAGCTTGTAGCTGCTCCCTACATCTACAGTTTGATGGTCTCACTCTATCATGTTGTCCTTACATTCCGCCTCTCCTACTGTGGTTCTAATGTTATCCACCACTTCTATTGTGATGACATGCCTCTTTTGAGGTTGTCCTGTTCCGACACTCATTTCAAACAAATGTGTATTTTTGCCTGTGCAGGTGTCatgcttatttcttcttttttgattgTCTTTGTCTCCTACATGTATATTATCTCTGCGATTCTAAAAATGCAATCAGCTGAAGGTAGGCGCAAAGCTTTCTCTACCTGTGGCTCACACATGGTAGCCGTCACCATTTTTTATGGAACCTTGATATTCATGTACTTACAACCCAGCTCAAACCATTCCCTTGACACAGATAAGATGGCCTCGGTCTTTTATACAGTAATCATCCCCATGTTAAATCCCCTGATCTACAGTTTGAGGAATAAGGAGGTGAAGGATGCTCTGAAGAAAATCTTGAACAATAGTAATTATGCCCTTCTTTTAGTTAAATCACGaaagacttaa